The Lathyrus oleraceus cultivar Zhongwan6 chromosome 5, CAAS_Psat_ZW6_1.0, whole genome shotgun sequence genome includes the window aaaatgatttgaatatcAGAGCGTTTTGAAGAGCAGACGAGTACTTATGGCTTGCAAGttcttacaacttgggcctaatattcgggattacgactggatattccatccagtgtaatatttttcttccaattttaGTTATCAAAATGGTTTGAAGTGATTTGAGGGTAATTAAAATGCAGACAAGTAAATGCGAGCACGCGAAAAGAAAAAAGCTCATTGTAAGAAGACCCAAGAGTAAGCCAAGGGACTCgaaaaagaaatcaaaatttGAACTACATAATTTGAAGTTATATTAGGGAATCGTAAAGagattcatgtaggaatcactctaTCTGAGACCAGTCTATACAATATATGCGTTTAAACAgtttctgaagttaaattgaatttttaactccgAAAATACAACGCAACGAACGGGagcaaaataaataaataacagtagcatcaaaagcaaacatatATTTACAATAATAAAAACTAATGACAAGATCACATAATGTCATATAGTCCAAGACACATTAGTCCAAAATAGAATGCACACTTCTTAATAAATACCTAAAAACTATCTATTTTGAAAAACAATTTTTAAACAATAGCAAAATATAATTATTATAgaaataattttttaaataaaaaataaaataaaatgaagaTTGAAAGAAAATAAACATAGTGTTACCACTATCTGATGATTTATATGAACTTAAACATCATAATGGTGGGAAAGACTCCGGTTAAGGTTTTACATCCATGTAGATCAGATATGTATTAAAGAATATGCTGCCAATCATAGATTGCGATATTATATTTGAATGTGAAAAATTTAAATTGTTACTACAAAAGAGCCTTATAGCCTATGATACAATATTAGGAATGCAATTCTATTTTTTTCTACTAAAGTAAACTTATGAAAAAGTAAAACTACATGCAAAAATTATAATAAACCTAATTAACTTGaaaattttgttaaacataagTCTAAATCCAATCTcatttaataataataaaataactaaataaaagaaaaataaaataagaataaataaaaacaaaaatcaTGTATGACTTTCCAAACCTTGTTTAGAACATTCAGTATAGTAAATATAAGGAAAATGAAGATATGAACTTAAAAAAAGCAGATGATCAAAGCTCAGCAGTAACAAAAAGAGAGTACGTCCAAACCAAACACACAGAAACAACCACAATAATATTTAACATTGTATCAAAATTTTTACGGTGTTTTAAAAGATAAAAATGCTAAAATTTGGTGACTTTGACAAGTTTCTTACATCCCAAATTCCAAATAATTTTCATATAcaacaaaatattaaaaatataaaaaaatgtCTTATTAATAGTTTCAAAAAATTTTCCTTTCCCCTTATCTTCCTCTATTATATCATCCCTTCAGGCTCACTCGTGTGGCTTCTATCTCTCACAAACTTCGCCACAACAGTAACCAACCATGGCTGTATCCTTAGGTTTCAACATAGTAACCGCATTCAAATCCCTTTctttatcatcttcatcatcatcgtCATTATCTTCATCTTCCTTTTTACCCGGTTCTTCCACTCTTCGTTTCACTCCATCGGTATCTCTCCCTCGGATTCACAGGTCAGTCCTCACCATCCGGAATGCTCACAAAAAGGGAGCCGGAAGTACCAAAAACGGCCGTGACTCCGCCGGAAGGCGGCTCGGAGTCAAAGTTTACGGCGACCAAGTGGCTAAACCTGGTTCCATCATCGTTCGCCAACGCGGAACCAAGGTGTGTGCGTCACTCATTCTTATCATGAATTGTTGTATGAATGTGAAATTATGTACTTGTTTTATCATTAGGAATGGAATTCTGTGTGAATTGAAAGAAACTGGAAATAAAATTGTGTCTAATTTGTGTTCAATAATTTGAAGATGTGGTTACAAACATGAATTGTGATTGGGTTGGATATGTGAGTTGATGCATTTGGTTATAATTCCCTTAATCCTTTGGTTCTCAGTTAAGGAGTTAATCCAGAGTTCGGCTCGGCTAAGTGTATGTTTGGTTTCACGGTTTGAACACTTAGAATTGATTTTGAATGTGTAGAATTGATTTTGATATGTTTAATGTGTAGAATTGATTTTGATATGTTTGGTTGTTCTGAAGTAGAATTGATTCTTCTTTCTATAATTGATTCTACTTGAAATTATGATTTGTAGCTTTTGAGTCTTAAATCTAAACATGCTCACTTTTGCAAGAATTTGTCTAAATGTAAATCACTTTACCTTCAACTCACTTTTACTATAATCAATTTTACAGAATCAATCGACTCATAATCAATTTTTTTCATAGTAGAACCAGACACACGCTAAGTAAAATATGACTAATGATTGTTTCAGTCAGGATTTTAAGATGTGatgttttgaatttgattgacAGTTTTTGATTAAGTTTTTTGTTTTGAGATTTGATAATAATGAATCTTTTATGGGTTTAGTTATTAATTATTCATATAATTAGTCTAAAATATAGTCAAAATAGTGGTTATCCCGCTATCCTATTTTTGGGGTCATATGCATGCTCTGTTATTTGGGATTCATAACTCTGTCTCCAACTCTATCTCTGGATCGATCTTCTTTAACTAAAGCAAAGCTCATTATTAATTAGGGAGATATAATTAATAACCTTAGTTGATTGAGAAAAAATGTAGGAGAGGAAGTTTGTGGTTTAATGTGGTCTTCTGGTGTGAGTTTTCAACTATGAAGCCCTGATTCTTATACAATAAGTAGACACGgggaaattttaaaatttaagatTCGATATGGTTAAGAGACAACAACAATTAAGCCTTATCCTACTAAGTGGAGTTGACTATATGAATCAACTTTTGCCTAATGTTCTATCGAGGACTATGTTTCTATCCAAATCATTAATGTCGAGATCTTTCGTAATAATTTCTCTGATAGTCTTTCTAGGTCTTCCCCTTCATCTAATTGTTTTTCTTCTCTCCATCTGGTCTACCCTCCTTACTACATGGTCTACCGGTCTTCTCTCTACATACCAAAACCACCTAAGTCTATTTTCCACCATCTTCTCCACTCTAGGCGCTACCCTGACACTCTCTCTAATACGATATGGCTAAgatattttattaaaaaaataaatgtATAAATGCACAACTTATTAACATAACTAAAAATGATGATTAAAAATCATTCACATTACTAAAATGTTCAAAACCGTGACAATTACGTATCTTTTCCGAATCAATTAGAATACTGCAAAAAGAACAACATTAGTACCATCCAAAATAAATTTGGGCTCGATAGAATTGTGTAATATTTTTACTACTTAATAGTTAACACTAGTTGTGTGTATATATGACATTCAGCCACATCCCGAATGTATCAGCGACGTTTGTTTACAAAAAATTAAAATTCATTTCCCGGATCCAGGTACGTATCGGGCTGTATTGGGGCTTTAGAGGTTTTCACTGGTGAATGGAGCTTTTATAATTTGTGCACTGTTGTGGATTAAGTCTGTCTGAACAGGTAGCTATAGCCTGCTTGCTTTGAACTTTGCAGTCTGGGAATAAGTATTCAACATAACTTAGGCAGTTCAGTTTTATCAATAGTGAACTATATCACCCGTATAATAGGGAGCTAAGGTGGCAGTCTCCGCTATTAGTTAATGAAGCACGAAGTGGTTTGCTATAGCGGCAGTAGGATTTCACAGCCGCCAAACTGCTAAATGCTTTATAGAAGAAAAAACTTGTTTAGCCAATTATCAAAACTTAACTGTTATTTATGAATATTTCAAAAATATTGAGTAATATTTTAATTTTCAGCATTATATATATGGTATTAACgatttaataaaaaaaattgaatagCAGTCATGCTGCAACTGCTATCCCACTGTAGTGTTTTTCCGGGTACACACTACCTGCTGCCATTTGGTATTGATAACTTTGATTTGGATTTGGCTGCTATCTGGTATTGATAACTTTGATTTGGATTTGGTCTTGGTTTACCTAAAGCTCTCCCTTATAGAAAAGTATTTGCAAGTTTATGGATGTTACTATGTTTATGAATAGGTTAAATGAGAGAACTTTTAAAATTGAGATGCATAAACAAAATCCGAGCCATACAAGAAGCTGTTGTTTGAAAAAGTCACAGTTACTGCaagatttttattttattttttctacAAGTGTTTCGTAAAATATTTATCTGAACTGTCTCCTCGGCATGCAAGGTCAATAAGAACGGACGAAGAACGTCTACTTTCCCATGTATATGCTAGAAAGCCATATAAAATTGTACTGAGAATGAATAAACTTTTTTGAATTGTTGAGATGCATTGTGTAATTGACAATGTGGGGTTGCTACTGAATCTTTTGATTGTTACTTAGTATTGTAAAGTTATAATCTATTCCATAACTTTTATTCCACACTTTGCTGACCGAAGGAACTTTATTTTTGTTCTATATTGAGAATGATAACATATATTAAGAAGTAATGAGGATGTTATAGTCCCAGTTGTTGTTAATCTATGCCTTTTTCATACCTGTTATTTTAAATACCGAAGAATCTTTATTCCGTTACTTGTTTTCTAACACTAAGAACCCATAGTTTTTTTCCACCAGATTGAGTTGATTACATGTATCAAATGATGTCATATTGTTTTATTGAAATCTAGTTTTTCTTAAAGTTCTAATTACGTTTTTCTTGCAAAACTTGAAGTTTCATGCAGGAAAGAATGTGGGGATTGGTAAGGACCATACAATTTTCTCCCTGATTGATGGAGTTGTTAAATTTGAGAAATATGGACCTGACAGGAAAAAGGTAATGCTCTTTCGCAGCTAGATTTATGTGGGCTATAATCCTAAACTACAAATTAACTTACTAACAAAGTTGTAATAATATTACAGATCAGTGTTTACCCACAAGAAGTTACGCCTCCAAACCCCGATAGCTATAGAGCAAGAAAGATAGAGTACTTCAGGATGAGGCGTGAGCGCAAAAAAGCTGCACAAGAAAGAA containing:
- the LOC127085748 gene encoding 50S ribosomal protein L27, chloroplastic yields the protein MAVSLGFNIVTAFKSLSLSSSSSSSLSSSSFLPGSSTLRFTPSVSLPRIHRSVLTIRNAHKKGAGSTKNGRDSAGRRLGVKVYGDQVAKPGSIIVRQRGTKFHAGKNVGIGKDHTIFSLIDGVVKFEKYGPDRKKISVYPQEVTPPNPDSYRARKIEYFRMRRERKKAAQERRAFQPQLVLASADDVADDAAITNLDC